Within the Bacillus sp. FSL K6-3431 genome, the region GGCAAAAGTGCGGGCGATCTATCGCTTGCGGAAGGTGCTTTGCTGGCTGGAATTCCAAAAGGACCCGGCATATATTCACCACTTATTTCCTTTGAAAAGGCTAAAAAAAGACAATTACTAATCTTAGATGCCATGAAGGAAACTGGTGTTATCTCTAAACAACAATTAAATACAGCGGCGGTGGAAAAGCTTACTTTCATTGGCAAACATCCACATCATCGGGCTGAGTCAGCACCTTACTTTTATGATGCCGTGAAAAAAGAGCTCCTTACTAAGGTCGGATTGGACGATCGTGTTGTGGCGCTAGGAGGTTTAAAGGTATTCACAACGCTTAACCCCCGCCAACAAGAAATTGCAGAGTCAATTGTGAAGGAAACGATAGCTGATTCCTCAGAGATTCAAGTTGGATTTGCTGCGATGGATCCACAATCGGGATTTGTCACAGCGATGATAGGCGGTCGTGATTATGATGAAAGTAATTTTAACCGAGCAACTCAAGCGATTCGACAACCCGGGTCAACCATCAAGCCGCTTCTTTATTATGCAGCACTAGAGCAAGGCTTTACGCCTTCTACTTTATTGCGAAGCGAGGCAACTACGTTTAAATTTAACGACAATCGTTCAGAATATGCTCCACATAATTTTAACAATCAATACGAAAACAGGGAAATTACTATGGCTCAAGCCTTGGCTGTTTCGGATAATATGTACGCTGTGAAAACTCATTTATTTATAGGGCAAACAACCCTAGTTCACACAATGAAAAAATTGGGAATAACAACGGATATCGCTCAAGTACCATCACTTGCACTTGGCAGTTCTGGCGTAAAAGTTACGGAATTATTAAATGCATATGGCATTTTCGCTAATGGCGGCAAGAAAATAGAACCTATTCTCATTCAAAAAGTGGAAGATTATCGGGGGAAAGTGATATATGAGGCAAAACAAAATCACGAACAAATATTAAAGCCTCAGCTTGCGTTTGTTATGAGTCATATGATGACAGGTATGTTTGATATGAAATTAAATGGCCATGCAACTGTAACAGGTGCTTCGATTTCTTCACAAATGAAGCGATTGTATGCTGGTAAATCTGGATCGACTAATTCAGATAGCTGGATGGCAGGCTATACACCTGGACTGGCAGCTACTGTATGGACAGGCTACGACAAAGGTTCGGAAATTACACTCTCAGCTGATAAATTATATGCAAAAAATATTTGGATTCAATTTATGGAGCGTGCGATCACAGGACAACCTGAAGGGCTCCATACATTTAAGCCCCCTTTAGGAGTAGAGCCGATTCCAATTGATCCTGTAACTGGAAAAATCGCTACACAATCATGTCCAACCTTCCGTCTCATGTACTTTGTAAAAGGCACCGAACCCGAGGAATTCTGTATCCATTAATAACCTTTATTACATCGTTTTTTGTCATATTTTCAACGCAAAAACCCGAGGTGTGCAGCCTCGGGCTTTTTCATCTAGCTTCAGTGCCTAACCCCTCGTAAGGACCGCGGGTGCAGGTTTACCTCGTTATTGCCACGAAACGTAACGCTATTGAGGCTCCATATCAGGGCTTGTCCTAAGCACTTTCACTTTGAATTGTCCTAGTTTGCTATGTGCAAACTATATTAAGTTTACTTTTTTTTAAGCTTTTCAGCAAGCTGGCTTTGTTCGTTTTTGGAAAATGTCATAGTTTGTTCATAATTTTGTTGATTATTATCATTTCTCTTCATTAAATTCTTCCTTAAACGTAGAATTTGAGCGTATCCACATTCCTTCATCATACTTTTTCAAAAAATCAGCAAGAATTTTGCGCGACTTTTCATCCATATTCTGAACAATGGTCTGGCCTTTCATCGCCTTATCTAGATGGTTGACATGCTCAGGCATCGATTTAAACCCTCTGCGTGCAGGTCGATTGATAAGTAATTCGCATGCCGTAACACCCGCATAATAAGGTCCTTCTGGTTTCCGATCAACAGCTACCCATATAACCCAGTATTGTTTTGTTCCTTCTTCAGGCAATTCAGAGCGATCCTTTAAATACTTTATTCCACGTTCCGTTTTACTTCGTGCATGCATCGCTTGTAGTTCGATCCAGGCCTCCCCTTCTTCAGGGTCTACCATTAATGGAGTTATATTTTCTAAATTAAGGGCGCCTATCCCAAATCCTTTATGTCCATCCGTTGGATCATTTTTAATGATATTAAATTCAAGCTTTCTTTTTCCTTGCTCCATCATACATTCCTCCAAACTAGTCTTTTATTATTTTTATAGAAACAACATAGCAAAAAAGTTATGTAGACTTTCGATAAAAAACGGGACGACATTATTTATGATTGGGTAGATTGTAAATCCCCCAAGTGGTGTAATAACAAGGATTAAAAAAACCAATGAACCATATTGCTCATATTGCGTCATTTTTGCCCTGATCGACGGAGAGACAAGATCTTCCACAATCCGATAACCATCTAAAGGTGGCAATGGTAACAAATTGAACACGAATAACAACACATTCATATAAACGAATAAATTGAAAAACTGCATGACTAGAGATGGTAATGTTGCTGCTGCTCCAGTGACAACTAACCCGTACATAATTCCTGTTCCAATAATCGCGAGTACAAAATTGCTAATGGGTCCCATCAAAGAAACAAGAATCCCACCTAGACGAGGATTTTTGAAATGATTCCGGTTAACTGGAACGGGACGTGCCCACCCAAAACCGACGATAAAAATCAATAGCGTTCCGATTGGATCAAGATGCTGCATCGGATTTAGCGTCAAGCGACCTTGTTTTTTCGCAGTCGGATCTCCTAATTTATTCGCAGTATAAGCATGTGCAAATTCATGCACAGTAAAAGCAATCAATAATACTCCCGCAATTAGCGGAATTTGTTCCAATGGAAACCTAAGAAATCGTTCCACACACCCAGCCCCTTCATTTTCAAAACTCTCTCTCCATATTATACAAAAAAACTAGCTCGTACTCATGTTTTGTATTCTTTTTCTTGCCCCTCTTCATAAAAAGGCATACACTTTTCATGATACTACATATTCGAGGAGGTAACGTAATATGCCATATGTAACAGTTAAAATGCTTGAAGGACGTAACGAAGAGCAGAAAAAGGCCCTTGTTGAAAAAGTTACAACCGCTGTCAGCGAAACAACAGGTGCTCCCGAAGATAAAATTGTTGTCTTTATCGAGGAAATGAGCAAAAACCATTACGCTGTAGGCGGTAAAAGATTGAGTGACGAGTAGAACTTTTACACACGCTCTAAGACAATCCCTCAAAAGACAGCTATCTCAGCGATTAATGCGAGACAGCTGTCTTTTTCAAATTCTCGATATATGCGTATGCTTCATTAATTTCTTCAATTGTATAGTGTTGCTTATTTTTCAATGTATGTACCTTTTGCACCACTTCATCTTTCGAATCTTCTTCAAAGTATAATACCGTTGAAACTAGCTCTAAAAAACGGGAGTTTTCCTTGTTCATCGTCGAGAAGCATTCTTGCAAATAAGGAATTTCCTGGTGATAGGAGTCCAAAAATTCCTTTCCACTTGCAGTTATCACATATCTATACTGATAATAGTTATCCTTTTTTTCTTTTGTTTCTTTGATGAAACCAAAATTACATAATTCTTCTACCCGCAATGTCAATTCCTCTGAATATGGTCCGTAAAAATGAAATTCAAATTTCTCTTGAAAAGGAAATTCCATTTTTTTTGCGATGTATATCATTTTCTGCAGTTTTTTTCGACCAATTATCTCTTCTGACATAGCAAATACATTCATTAATCGAAGGTGATCATTCAGCATGACAATTTTTCAACTCCTGCACAATATTTTTCAGCGAGGTAATCTCCATTTTTCTCTTAATGTTTTTTTAAGATGGAAGAGATTTGCTGTTTGATTTTTTGATGTTTCGATTTGTCCGAAAGAAGATCCTCAGGATAATATAATTTATGATCCGTACGCCGCTTGCCGGAAATAGCCTCCACAATGGCAGACTCTCTCGATAACTCCCGTACATCTCCATCTGGCATCAATAATTGAATCGGGAGACGTTCTTCCTCTTCTCCAGGCCGGTAAAAATCATAAGGCAAATCCGATGAAGAATCAACTGCCAAATAATAGTCAGGGTCAATCTCCGCTTCTCTAAACAATTGTTCCAAGCGCCCAAGCAATTTATATTGCTCTGCTGGATCAAATTCTACATATTTAAATAAATTCCGATTCATAAATCGGTGACATAAATCACGAAGAATAAAGTCCTCTTCTTCTTCCCACATTTGAAAATAATATAAAATAACAGATTCATCTAATTTTAAATAATCTGATAGCGTTACTTTTTTCTCAAATAGTGACACAAAATGAGATGGCTCATACTTAAAAGAATAAGAGTCTTCATACAAAGCTTTAGCACGTTGAAGAATTTTCGTCAAAATTACTTCCGCACTTCGCGTTACCGGATGAAAATACACTTGCCAGTACATTTGATAGCGACTCATAATGTAATCTTCTACAGCATGCATACCACTCGACTTGAAAACAACTTGATCCTCACGAGGTCTCATGACACGTAAAATCCGTTCCATATCAAAATGACCATAACTAACACCTGTAAAGTATGCATCCCGCTGCAAATAGTCCATCCTATCTGCATCAATCTGGCTAGAAATCAGGCTGACAACAAGCTTGTCATGATATGTTTTGCCAATTACCTCAGCTACTTTCTGTGGAAAATCAACATGTACCTTTTGCAAAACTGCGTTAACTTCCGTTTCACCAAGAATGATTTTTTTTGTAAATTGTTCGTGGTCAAGGTTATACACTTTTTCAAAAGAATGGGAGAATGGTCCATGTCCAAGATCATGTAAAAGAGCGGCACAAAGTGATAGTAGCCGTTCATCCTCATTCCATTCAGGACGCCCTTTAAACACATCGTCCACAATCCGTCTCACAATTTCATACACACCGAGTGAATGATTAAAACGGCTATGTTCTGCACCATGGAATGTTAAATACGTTGTTCCAAGCTGTTTTATTCGACGAAGACGCTGAAATTCTTTTGTTCCAATTAAATCCCAAATTACCTTATCTCTGATATGTACATAGCGATGAACAGGGTCTTTAAAGACTTTTTCCTCGCTTAATTTTAAGTTGGAATGTTCCACTGGCAACCCTCTTCCTATCTATCTTTTTTATTATATAGGTTTTGATTTTTTAAATAAAGTGTATCAGTATCTAGCAATTTTTTACCAATTTGGTATAAAAACTAATTACATTGTCCATCCTAACATTACAGGAAGATGGTTGAGCCATCAATAAAAAGTAAAAATGGGAGTTGATGAGTAATGAAAACACGTCAAGATGCGTGGACAGAGGTAAATGATTTATTATTAGCAGAAACAGTTTTGCGACATGTACGTGAAGGAAGTACACAGCTAAATGCTTTTGAGGAAGTGGGCGACAAATTAAACAGGACATCTGCGGCATGTGGATTCAGATGGAATGCGGTTGTTCGTCACCAATATGAAAAAGCGCTAGATTTAGCAAAGAAACAACGAAAACAGCGTCAACGGATGCTCGGTAAGGATCAAAGTGGAAAGAAAAAATTGCTTTACCAGCCGCCACATGCATTTATTAATGAAGCTTCTCCAGCAATATTAGCCATAGATGAAGACAATAGTAGTAGTAGTAGTATAGATCCGCAGGGGCAACAACCAGATATATATAATGAAGAATTTGGTGATGAAGAACAGGTTCTTCAATCTCTTCCATTCACTAACTATCTTTTACCTGCACCTACTCAATCAACGGGTGAGATTAATATGGAGAATATTATTACGTATTTGCAGGAAATGCAACATTCTGAACTTCATTCAGATATTTTAAGAAATGAGAATGCAAGATTAAAAAGGGAGAAAGCTGACTTACAAGCAGAAAACAAGACATTGCAAGAACAAGTGGGTAAATTGGAAGATAATTCGGTGACAATGCAAGAAGACTATGAGACATTAATGAAAATTTTAAACCGAGCAAGGAAACTTGTTTTATTTGAAGAAGACGACCGCCAATCAAGTTCTTTTAAAATGGATCGAAACGGTAATCTAGAAAAACTTGCTGAATAGAATAATTGAATTGCCCAAATCCAGTTCCTATTTATATAAAAAGCCGTGACAACTCTATGTCACGGCTTTTTAATGACCATTGGGCTGTTTCTTTTATCTAAGTTAGAATAAAGGATCGTCGTCTAATATCGCCACATCCTGTGGGCGCGTCGCTTAACAAGGCGCTTACGCTTTTCTCTGTCTAGCTTCAGCGCCTAGCGACTAGCAAACTTCGGGATCCTTCCTACGATAAGTCAACATCGAATTGCTGCGCTCTTCGTGTTTTCTTTATCTCGTCAGAATCCCTACAGTTTGCGCGTCGCTTAACAAGGCGCTTACGCTTTTCTATATATCTTTGTATTTTTTATTTCTTTCTATCATTCGTTCGTAGTATGCTTGGAACCATTGTAGTTCTTCGCCATGGAGATGGCTTGCGTACATTTTTCCGCTTACGTTTTTTAATGCATTTAAAAATCGAAGCATGACTGATTGTATTGTTAAATCGAGACCGTATAATTCCGACAATGATGCCATGACTTCGGGATGTACGTCTGGGAAGACAAACTTTGATGGAGCGTCATATTTAGCATGTCGATAAAAATCTCGAACAATTTCGGCACGTTCATAGCCACTCCCAGTTACACATAAATAAATTTGTACAGCAATGCCTTTTCTAATTCGCCGTTGCGAGATACCGGCGAACTTTTTCCCACCTATGCTTAAATCATAACTTCCTGGGCAATAGGAGCCGACAATTTCCTTTGCAACAATTTCTTTACCTAAATCTTGAAACATCAGCTTAATGAGACTCCACATAGAATCATAGCCTTTATTTATATCTATCCCTTTCTCTGTATCAGGGAAAATGAGCGATATATTTAAAACACCCTCATCAAGTGCTACTGCTAGGCCTCCTGAATTTCGAACAATCCATTCATAATTTAACCCATCTAAATACGCCAGTCCCTCTTGCAGTTCAGAGAGTTTCGTATCTTGGATGCCTAGAACTATTGTTTTCGGATGCACCCATGCCCGCGCTACAGCTGGTGAATAGCCGCGTCCCACTGACATGCAAAGTGTGTCATCAATAGCAAATGATTGAAGCGCGTGAAAATGAGGATTAAACCCAGATTGGTCAATTAATCGCCACTCATCCTGGCCTAATAATAAAATCCCTTCTGACATAAGTAATACTCCTTCGCAATGTAAAAAGCAGGCTAAGTTATTCGTCTAGCTTTAGCGACTAGCCAACTTCAGGATTCTTTTTAAGATAAATCAGCATCAGTTTACTTTTCAGTTTTAGCTATAGGCTCCTTTGCTCTTCGATAACCCTGCCCTATTCATTTGCTAGTTGGATTTAAACTGTTTCCAGTGATTGAACTGCTGTGATAAGTGCAAGCTTGTACACATCTTCTTCACTACAGCCACGGGATAAATCGTTAACTGGTGCATTTAGGCCTTGTAAAATAGGGCCAACTGCTTCGTATCCTCCCAAACGCTGAGCAATTTTATAACCGATATTTCCTGCTTCTAAGCTAGGGAATACAAACACATTTGCATCACCTTGAATGGGTGAATTTGGTGCTTTTTTCTGAGCAACAGAAGGCACAATTGCAGTGTCAAACTGGAATTCTCCATCAATAATCAATTCAGGTGCCATTTGCTGCGCTAACTTTAGCCCCTCTTCTACTCGTTTCGTTTCTTCAGAAACAGCAGATCCCTTTGTTGAAAAGCTAAGCATTGCCACCTTCGGTTCGATATCAAACATGTTTGCAGTTTTTGCACTCGCTACTGCAATTTCCGCTAAATCTTGACTATCTGGTGCAATATTAATCGCGCAGTCAGCAAATACGTATTTTTTATCGTCTTTCACCATGATGAAAACACCTGATGTTTTGCGAAGCCCTTGTTTCATTTTAACAATTTGCAGTGCAGGGCGTACTGTGTCTGCTGTAGAATGAACAGCTCCACTTACTAAACCATCAGCTTTGTTCATATAAACAAGCATCGTACCGAAGTAATTTTCATTAAGTAATAATTTACGGGCGTCTGCCTCTGTCGCTTTTCCTTTTCGACGTTCTACAAACGCATGAACCATTGCATCAATTTCTACATATTTTTCTGGATCATACATTTCTACTTTATCTAATGCTATATCGAGTTCCATTGCTTTCTTCTGTATCGTTTCGATATTACCTATTAAAACCGGAGTGATTAATCCCTCTGCTCCAAGTCGTCCTGCCGCACCAAGCACTCTTTCATCTAGTGCTTCTGGAAAAACAATTTTTCTATCTTGACTAGCTAGTTTTGCTTTTAAACTTTCAAATAAATCTGACATTATATTCTTCCTCCTTAACTTATTTCTAGTGTACCCGATTTTGTACTTTTTTCACATAAATGTGTTTGCTTCAAGTTTATATGGCTCTTTTAACTGATATACAATGATAAGTTTGTCTTAATCTTGTCTTTTTATTAACATTTCTGTTTGCGAAACATGAAGCTGGACAAACTGTGATATAGTTACTTTATAATGATTATGAATAGGGGTTGATCCAAATGAGTGAACCGGCACAAACACTAGATGGTTGGTATACACTGCAAGATTTTCGTACAATGGATTGGGCATCATGGAAGCTACTTTCTAGCGATGAGCGCCACGCTGCCATTCATGAATTTTCACAATATCTTGAAAAACTAAATGATGTACAAGACAGAAAAGAAGGCAGCCATGCCCTCTATTCGATTGTTGGACAAAAGGCTGATATTATGCTGATGATTTTACGCCCAACAATGGAAGAATTAAATGATCTTGAGAATGAATTTAATAAGCTTACGATTGCAGAATATACAATTCCGACGTATTCCTATGTATCTGTTGTTGAATTAAGTAATTATCTTGCAGGTAAATCGGATGAAGATCCATATCAAAATCCGCATGTTCGTGGACGTTTGTATCCGATTTTGCCAAAAGCAAAGCATGTATGCTTCTATCCGATGGATAAACGCCGCGAAGGTAATGACAACTGGTATATGCTATCTATGGAAGAGCGTAAAGATCTAATGTATAGCCATGGCATGATTGGCCGTCAATATGCTGGTAAAATTAAACAGCTCATTTGCGGTTCAGTTGGTTTTGATGACTGGGAATGGGGAGTCACACTTTTCTCTGACGACGTCCTTCAGTTCAAAAAAATCGTCTACGAAATGCGTTTTGATGAAGTAAGCGCTCGTTATGGCGAGTTCGGATCATTTTACGTCGGCAATCTATTAGAAGATATTACCAAATTTCTATATATAAAATAAAAAAGCGCAAGTGTCACAGATGCTGACATATAAACGCAAAAAGACCGAAACGGAAAATAGCGTTCGGTCTTTTTTGTATTTACTATTAACATGAATTGGAAGTTGGCATATCGCCACTCCTCCCTACATACATATGGAAGAGTACAAAGTTATTAATTATTTATTCATATCTTCGGATTTACCCATTTTAGATCCATTGAATAGGAGGGAATGTTTTGGCACAGCAATTTAATCCGAATACAGGTGGATTTTTTCCACAGGGCTCATATCAACCAGGGTCTTTTGGCCAGCAAAATCCTTACTATGGCGGAGTACCAGCTGGTCCCCCGCAACAGATGTCTGTACCATTTCCGACCAATGCTGCGACGCCAAGTGGCGGAATCAACGTTCCGGGGATGCTTCCAGTCGAAGAGTCGTACATTGAAAATATTCTCCGGCTGAATAAAGGGAAGCTGGTTAGTATTCATAGCACATTCGAACATAATAGCGAATGGAACGCAAAAATTTTCAAAGGTTTGATTGAAGCAGCCGGTAGGGATCATGTCATTCTTAGTGACCCTCAAACTGGAAAACGTTACTTAATTCCTATGATCTATGTAGATTTTGTCACATTTGATGAACCAATCGACTATGAATACCCATTTGGCTCCGGTCCATTGGCCAACTACCCACCGCGCTAATCAAAAGCACCAACCGGTTTATGTCGACTTTTATCGACCGAAACTGATTGGTGCTTTTTTTAACTATTAGTGCGTGTTCAAAAAGGTGCCGAATTAGAAACAAGAAGTTCGAGGCGAGAAGGTTTTGAGGATCAGAGCGTATGCTTTTAATACGTGAGAACCGGAAAAACCGAGCAACGAAGAAATTCGATGTTTATCATTTGGTGACTTTTTGAACGTCCTCTATTAGAGATGTTTGACTGTAAAAATAATCAATAATATCCACGAGATAAGGAAGGCAACGCCACCAAGTGGCGTAATCGCACCAAGTACTTTTATTCCCGACGTGCTTAAAACGTACAAGCTACCGGAAAATAAAATAATACCACCTAACATAAACCAACCAGACCATGATAACAATGAAGATGCTGATATATTTCTCGATAGTATCCCAATAGCAATTAGACCTAACGCGTGAAACATTTGATACATAACACCTGTTTTCCACACTTCCAAGTATTTAGGTTCTATCTTCCCTTCAAGTGCATGGGCACCAAACGCTCCTAAACCGACAGCCAGAAAGGCATTTATCGCACCAAAAATAATAAATAATTTCATGTATATTACCAGTCCTCTCTTTGCCTATTAAAAGTCAAACAATGAATTACCGTTAGCACCATCTTCTGTTTCTAATGGCTTTGAATTTGCGAGTGTAACCGGTTCATTGGCAACAGGTATCGCTGGTGAAACTAGAGGCTGCCTTAACGATAACGGCTCATGAGATGCCACGTTCTCCCCCTCTAAAATCACCTCTGCGAGTGCCTTAAGTGCATATATATGCGCTTTTACACGTATTTCATCCTTTGCTACCTTCGCCTCTTTTAATTCAAGCTCCATTTTTCCAAGAAGCGCTTCATACGAAATGTTCATTTATAACAACTCCCGTCGTCCCGTCAAATACATTCCTCAATCTTTTTTTCCTACAATTAACAGCATATGCATTTTGATTAAAAAAATCAAAGGTTAGCACACTTCACACTAACTCATTGCAAGAAATGGTTTCCTGAAATTATAGATTAGATATTTGCCAGTCAATTTGCTCCATTCCTAATTCTTGTAAAAACTCATTCGTTTTCGAAAACGGCTTGCTATCGAAAAAGCCTTTTCGGGCGGCAAACGGACTTGGATGTGGCGATTGAATAATTTTATGTTTACCCGTATTGATCAACTTGATCTTTTCCTGTGCAGGTCGTCCCCAAAGAATAAACACAACAGGTTGTTCTCGTTCGTTTATAAGAGAAATGACCTTATCAGTTAAGGTTTCCCAGCCCTTTCCCCGATGGGAGTGGGCTTCGCCTGCTCTTACTGTCAAAACTGTATTTAGCATCAACACACCTTGTTCTGCCCACTTTGTTAAGTAGCCATTATTCGGTGGTGTATATCCCAAATCATTTTCCATTTCTTTAAAGATATTTCTTAACGAAGGCGGTATCTTTACGTCGGGCTTTACAGAAAAACTAAGACCATGTGCCTGGCCATGGCCATGATATGGATCTTGCCCCAAAATGACGGCTTTTACATTTTTATAAGGTGTGTATTCTAGCGCATTAAAAATATCTTTTTGCTCCGGATAAATCACTTTTTCCTTATACTCATCTTTTAAAAAGGAAAGCAAGTTTATGTAATATGGCTTATCAAATTCCGCTTTAAGAAGAAGCTCCCAGTCAGTATTCAAAATTCCTATTTTCAATCTGATCATCCTTTCTTTGTTCTATACTATTCTTTACCCGTTCCAACTTTTTTTAAAATATGTATGTTTAAATCAAAATAAGAAAGGATATATAATAAGTATTGCATCATTAAAGATGCAGTGAAGCTAGTTTTGAAGGAGGACATTTTTCTATGAATACAGTAAAAGTTTGTGAAAACGGCGTACAAGCAACAAATATTATTGCAGAATTAACCGCTGAAGGCTATCAACACGATAACATTTATCTGTTTGCACATGGTGAAGAGCGCTCCAAAGATTTAACAGATGCCACGGATACCGGGGCAGTAGGTGTCGGCGAACAAGGAATACTCAATACAGTTAGCAATGTATTTCGAAAAAGAGGCGATGAACTTCGCGCTAAATTTGAAGCTGTCGGCTTAACGGAACAGGAAGCCGCAAAATATGAAGCAGTACTCGATGGTGGACAAGTAGTTATTGTTGCCACACATTAAAAATATAATTAAGTAGGATCCAGGGGGGGCTCCAAAAAGTCATATATTTGGCTTTTTAGGAGCCCCTCCTCCATTTTATCCCCATCGCAAAAAAAAGGCACTACCTGGTCATTGGACGCACTTCGATTTCCCTTCACTGCAAAAAAAGCAGGACGAAGGTAATTCGAACGTCTACCGATTTCCCCTCCCTGCGAAAAAAGCAGGACGAAGGTAATTCGAACGTCTACCGATTTCCCCTCCCTGCGAAAAAAGCAGGACGAAGGTAATTCGAACGCCTACCGATTTCCCCTCCCTGCGAAAAAAGCAGGACTAAAGTAAATCGAACGCCCCCCACTCCAATCAACTTACATTTTTTTAAAATCAGAACAAGATAAAAATCAGCAGAAAGCCGTT harbors:
- the hemQ gene encoding hydrogen peroxide-dependent heme synthase, which produces MSEPAQTLDGWYTLQDFRTMDWASWKLLSSDERHAAIHEFSQYLEKLNDVQDRKEGSHALYSIVGQKADIMLMILRPTMEELNDLENEFNKLTIAEYTIPTYSYVSVVELSNYLAGKSDEDPYQNPHVRGRLYPILPKAKHVCFYPMDKRREGNDNWYMLSMEERKDLMYSHGMIGRQYAGKIKQLICGSVGFDDWEWGVTLFSDDVLQFKKIVYEMRFDEVSARYGEFGSFYVGNLLEDITKFLYIK
- the gerQ gene encoding spore coat protein GerQ — encoded protein: MAQQFNPNTGGFFPQGSYQPGSFGQQNPYYGGVPAGPPQQMSVPFPTNAATPSGGINVPGMLPVEESYIENILRLNKGKLVSIHSTFEHNSEWNAKIFKGLIEAAGRDHVILSDPQTGKRYLIPMIYVDFVTFDEPIDYEYPFGSGPLANYPPR
- a CDS encoding DUF423 domain-containing protein, with translation MKLFIIFGAINAFLAVGLGAFGAHALEGKIEPKYLEVWKTGVMYQMFHALGLIAIGILSRNISASSLLSWSGWFMLGGIILFSGSLYVLSTSGIKVLGAITPLGGVAFLISWILLIIFTVKHL
- a CDS encoding YwdI family protein, translated to MNISYEALLGKMELELKEAKVAKDEIRVKAHIYALKALAEVILEGENVASHEPLSLRQPLVSPAIPVANEPVTLANSKPLETEDGANGNSLFDF
- a CDS encoding uracil-DNA glycosylase, encoding MGILNTDWELLLKAEFDKPYYINLLSFLKDEYKEKVIYPEQKDIFNALEYTPYKNVKAVILGQDPYHGHGQAHGLSFSVKPDVKIPPSLRNIFKEMENDLGYTPPNNGYLTKWAEQGVLMLNTVLTVRAGEAHSHRGKGWETLTDKVISLINEREQPVVFILWGRPAQEKIKLINTGKHKIIQSPHPSPFAARKGFFDSKPFSKTNEFLQELGMEQIDWQISNL
- a CDS encoding general stress protein, yielding MNTVKVCENGVQATNIIAELTAEGYQHDNIYLFAHGEERSKDLTDATDTGAVGVGEQGILNTVSNVFRKRGDELRAKFEAVGLTEQEAAKYEAVLDGGQVVIVATH